From Haloarcula sp. CBA1127, a single genomic window includes:
- a CDS encoding ATP-binding protein — protein MTSPALTKQSLGTGYVVATGVVISGALLAHGMSIVQPSPVDVVILSVGLTPALALVAANYWLPVSGLSGDQIWTAAEWCGLGIALFTVIQIVVLLAPVPQSSMVPLILASGVAVGGFGGILFGWLLELRRSRRRLAQSNEVLFRVLRHDLRNDLNVALGHLGELQRETAERGDPKSRAHVEQLNDTIDEIIDTTEKARQIEFAFDADRRAQQPIDLVPCVREQAKRITQSYPETTVDLDLPDQSKVYADWMLDVVLQNVIENAVVHCEATPTLYISVEEHGRTVFVHIGDNCPSIPQHERDVLDSGAETQLRHSKGVGLWLTTWIVESYGGAVHLTTSDDGNVVTLELCGPTVLDEVRQTLREWP, from the coding sequence GTGACCTCTCCGGCGCTCACGAAACAGTCGCTGGGGACGGGATATGTCGTCGCGACGGGCGTCGTGATTTCCGGCGCATTACTCGCCCACGGCATGTCTATCGTCCAGCCCTCCCCGGTAGACGTGGTCATCCTCAGCGTGGGGTTGACACCGGCGCTAGCCCTGGTAGCAGCGAACTACTGGCTCCCGGTGAGCGGACTGTCCGGCGACCAGATATGGACCGCGGCGGAGTGGTGCGGGCTTGGCATCGCGCTGTTTACCGTCATCCAAATCGTCGTGTTGCTCGCGCCAGTGCCGCAGTCCTCGATGGTTCCATTGATCCTTGCAAGTGGCGTCGCAGTCGGCGGGTTCGGCGGCATTTTGTTCGGGTGGCTGCTCGAACTCCGGCGGTCCCGACGCCGGCTCGCCCAGAGCAACGAAGTGCTGTTTCGAGTGCTTCGACACGACCTCCGGAACGATCTCAACGTCGCGCTCGGCCACCTCGGCGAACTGCAGCGGGAAACGGCAGAGCGTGGTGATCCCAAGTCGCGTGCACACGTCGAGCAGTTGAACGACACCATCGACGAGATCATCGACACTACGGAGAAGGCGAGACAGATAGAGTTCGCGTTCGACGCGGACCGTCGCGCACAGCAGCCGATCGACCTCGTGCCATGCGTCAGGGAACAGGCGAAAAGGATCACACAATCGTATCCGGAGACGACTGTTGATCTCGACCTCCCGGACCAGTCGAAGGTGTATGCCGACTGGATGCTTGACGTGGTGTTACAGAACGTCATCGAGAACGCGGTCGTCCACTGTGAGGCAACCCCGACGCTGTATATCTCCGTCGAGGAGCACGGCCGAACCGTGTTCGTGCATATCGGTGATAACTGTCCGTCGATTCCACAGCACGAACGAGATGTCCTCGACAGCGGCGCGGAGACGCAACTGCGCCACTCAAAGGGTGTCGGGCTGTGGCTGACGACGTGGATCGTCGAGAGTTACGGCGGGGCAGTACACCTCACGACCTCGGACGACGGCAATGTCGTGACGTTAGAACTGTGTGGGCCGACCGTTCTCGACGAGGTTCGCCAGACCCTCCGAGAGTGGCCCTGA
- a CDS encoding DUF192 domain-containing protein, with amino-acid sequence MRLVHDPDGAARPLATEVEYAESMLEQGRGLMFRASIPDDYALVFPFDHASRQFIHMLFVRFPLDVLWLVDEEVQAVETLQPWRSVGYANADTVIELPGGAASDVSEGDTVRLEA; translated from the coding sequence ATGCGGCTCGTTCACGACCCCGATGGCGCGGCTCGCCCCCTCGCGACGGAGGTAGAGTACGCCGAGTCGATGCTCGAACAGGGCCGGGGATTGATGTTCCGGGCATCGATTCCCGACGACTACGCGCTCGTCTTTCCCTTCGACCACGCGAGCCGACAGTTCATCCATATGCTGTTCGTCCGGTTCCCGCTCGACGTACTCTGGCTCGTTGACGAGGAGGTTCAGGCCGTCGAAACCCTACAGCCCTGGCGCTCGGTCGGCTACGCGAACGCGGACACTGTCATCGAACTGCCCGGTGGCGCGGCGTCGGACGTTTCCGAGGGCGATACGGTCCGTCTGGAAGCCTGA
- a CDS encoding (R)-citramalate synthase: MRALSDVGEVQFLDTTLRDGEQAPGVSLTPDDKADIARSLDAARIDVIEAGSACTGPGERETISRVAGLDLDSTVTSFCRGIQNDIDLALDCGVDGINLVVPASDKHVEQKVGTSKSENVDNTVELVEYAVDHGLWVEVIGEDGSRADLDYLEELLGAAVEAGADRICWADTVGHATPDRALECVSRLSDLGPVSTHTHDDLGLAVTNALVSIAAGADLVHGTINGIGERAGNVALEEVAIALDHGYGVESMALTEVYDLAQLIANRTGIPLAPNKAVVGENAFTHESGIHTDGTLKDDSMYEPYPPEKVGRERRLALGKHAGRAGVEAALDEHDVEVTDDQLSEVVSRVKEIGDRGKRVTDADLLTIADEVTGEARDRRVELLGLTAVSGSDTPTASVRLAVDGEERKEAAVGSGPVDAAMNAAEVALSHTADATLEDYHVDAITGGTDALVTVEIEMSRGDDHVVVSASDSDITRASVRAMVDAMDRLVADDEDTLVADD, from the coding sequence ATGCGTGCGCTCTCAGATGTCGGTGAGGTACAGTTTCTCGACACGACACTGCGCGACGGTGAGCAAGCCCCCGGCGTCTCGCTGACGCCGGACGACAAGGCCGATATCGCCCGCTCGCTCGATGCGGCGCGTATCGATGTCATCGAGGCCGGAAGCGCCTGTACCGGGCCCGGCGAGCGCGAGACGATTTCCCGCGTCGCGGGGCTCGACCTCGACAGCACTGTCACCAGCTTCTGTCGTGGTATCCAGAACGATATCGACCTCGCGCTTGACTGTGGTGTCGACGGCATCAACCTCGTCGTCCCGGCCAGTGACAAGCACGTGGAACAGAAGGTCGGGACCTCCAAGAGCGAAAACGTCGACAACACCGTTGAACTGGTGGAGTACGCCGTCGACCACGGGCTCTGGGTCGAGGTCATCGGCGAGGACGGCTCGCGAGCCGATCTGGACTACCTCGAAGAACTGCTCGGCGCTGCCGTCGAGGCCGGCGCAGACCGCATCTGCTGGGCTGACACTGTCGGCCACGCAACGCCGGACCGCGCGCTCGAATGCGTCTCCCGGCTCTCGGACCTGGGTCCGGTGAGCACGCACACCCACGATGATCTGGGGCTGGCGGTGACCAACGCGCTGGTCTCCATCGCGGCGGGCGCGGACCTCGTTCATGGGACGATAAACGGCATTGGCGAGCGCGCCGGCAACGTCGCCCTCGAAGAGGTCGCCATCGCGCTCGACCACGGCTACGGCGTCGAGTCGATGGCCCTCACCGAGGTGTACGATCTCGCCCAGCTCATCGCCAACCGGACCGGCATTCCGCTGGCTCCCAACAAGGCGGTCGTCGGCGAGAACGCCTTCACCCACGAGTCCGGTATCCACACCGACGGCACGCTCAAGGACGATTCGATGTACGAGCCGTACCCGCCGGAGAAGGTGGGCCGGGAACGCCGACTCGCGCTCGGTAAACACGCGGGCCGAGCCGGTGTCGAGGCGGCACTCGACGAGCACGACGTCGAGGTCACCGATGATCAGCTCTCGGAGGTCGTCAGTCGCGTCAAGGAGATCGGCGACCGCGGCAAGCGCGTCACCGACGCCGACCTACTGACCATCGCTGACGAGGTGACCGGTGAGGCCCGCGACCGCCGAGTCGAACTGCTCGGTCTGACCGCCGTTTCTGGCTCCGATACGCCGACTGCGAGCGTCCGGCTCGCGGTCGACGGCGAGGAACGTAAGGAGGCAGCGGTCGGTTCCGGGCCGGTCGACGCCGCGATGAACGCCGCCGAGGTGGCACTGTCCCACACCGCCGATGCGACGCTCGAAGACTACCACGTTGACGCCATCACCGGCGGGACGGACGCACTCGTTACGGTCGAAATCGAGATGTCGCGCGGCGACGACCACGTCGTCGTCTCTGCCAGTGACTCGGACATCACGCGGGCGTCCGTGCGCGCGATGGTCGATGCGATGGACCGCCTCGTCGCCGACGACGAGGACACGCTTGTCGCCGACGACTGA
- a CDS encoding terpene synthase family protein: MSVESPAVDAQDLLEEVRTTSLPDQVAELADEYERVCGERDRFLWQWIYSLFPEFTLSSVHPDHADHVRTQKTILTMYVTILDDIVENDGDRDTFEEARRLVQDPSAVDPSRAAVSEEYFSFIERVWREFEGGLTDAPRVEEFYDVFTYDMRQTLNAMDYSAVVNENPRIANLSGAETYGAHNMVMFPYAAVDLMYSPEFELADYGTVRDLIWDLQEMARIGNWLTTWEREVREGDYTAGIVVLALQEGFVTPEELENPDGKAELIDKIKAEQFEARFRDRWADIYQSVRDREFDTDSVDLNALVEGMETVFQYHEASRGHK; this comes from the coding sequence ATGAGTGTTGAGTCACCGGCGGTTGATGCACAGGACCTCCTTGAAGAGGTTCGGACAACCAGCCTCCCGGATCAGGTTGCAGAACTGGCAGACGAGTACGAACGGGTCTGTGGCGAGCGTGATCGGTTCCTCTGGCAGTGGATCTACTCGCTGTTCCCCGAATTCACGCTCTCCTCTGTCCACCCGGACCACGCCGACCACGTCCGGACGCAGAAGACGATACTCACGATGTACGTCACGATTCTGGACGACATCGTCGAGAACGACGGGGACCGAGACACCTTCGAAGAGGCCAGACGCCTCGTCCAGGACCCGTCAGCCGTTGACCCGAGTCGTGCGGCGGTAAGCGAGGAATATTTCTCGTTCATCGAGCGTGTGTGGCGGGAGTTCGAGGGGGGCCTGACTGACGCACCGCGTGTTGAGGAGTTCTACGACGTTTTCACCTACGATATGCGACAGACGCTGAACGCGATGGACTACAGCGCTGTCGTTAACGAGAACCCACGGATTGCGAACCTCAGCGGGGCGGAAACATATGGGGCACATAACATGGTAATGTTCCCCTACGCGGCCGTTGACCTCATGTATTCGCCGGAGTTCGAACTCGCCGATTACGGCACGGTCCGGGACCTCATCTGGGACCTGCAGGAGATGGCCCGCATCGGCAACTGGCTCACGACCTGGGAACGAGAAGTCAGGGAGGGAGACTACACCGCGGGAATCGTTGTGCTGGCCCTTCAAGAAGGGTTCGTCACACCTGAAGAGCTGGAAAACCCCGACGGGAAAGCCGAACTCATCGACAAAATCAAAGCCGAACAGTTCGAGGCCCGGTTCCGAGACCGGTGGGCCGATATCTATCAATCCGTTCGTGATCGTGAGTTCGACACGGACAGTGTCGACCTCAACGCGCTGGTGGAGGGCATGGAAACCGTGTTCCAGTACCACGAAGCCAGCCGCGGACACAAGTAA
- a CDS encoding HalOD1 output domain-containing protein → MSQAKLVYRPTPNEPLSETIVHAVADTLGVDPVDLDDRISDCIDPDALDRLFRPDTDGTPSPDGLVVFSMAGCRIEVEGNRSVLVTPSRDVSATTGLEA, encoded by the coding sequence ATGTCCCAGGCAAAACTGGTCTACAGACCGACACCCAACGAACCGCTGAGCGAAACCATCGTCCACGCCGTAGCTGACACACTGGGTGTCGACCCCGTCGACCTCGATGACCGAATCAGTGACTGTATCGACCCTGATGCGCTGGACCGGCTGTTTCGTCCCGATACGGATGGCACTCCGAGTCCTGACGGGCTAGTCGTGTTCAGTATGGCTGGCTGTCGTATCGAGGTCGAGGGGAATCGTTCGGTGCTGGTGACACCGTCCCGTGATGTCTCGGCGACAACTGGACTCGAAGCGTAA